The nucleotide sequence AAGAGGGGCAGCTTTTGGTGAAAGATTGTTTGTAAATGGAAAAACCGTAAGACTATCATACAGAGTACTAGAAGGCGATAAAATTGAAGTAGACGTCAATAAACCTGAAAGTCAAAATGTTGATCCTGAAAAAATGGATTTAAATATAGTTTATGAAGACTCTGATATAATAGTGCTTAATAAACCAGCTAATATGATTGTACACCCTACGAAAAATTATCAGCATGGAACTCTTTCTAATGGATTGCTATATTATTTTAGGGAAAAGGGAGAAAATTGCATTGTAAGGTTAGTTAATAGGTTGGATATGGATACTTCAGGTTTAGTGCTAGTGGCTAAAAACCAATTTTCACATATGGCCTTAGCTAGAGATATGAAATTAGATACCTTTAAGAAGGAATATATAGCAGTAGTAAGAGGAAATTTATCATCCCTTAAGGGAACTATAGATAAACCTATCTATAAGGAAGAGGAAGAGCCCATAAGAAGGACTATAGATGATAGAGGGCAAGAAAGTATAACGCATTTTGAAGTAGTAGAAAGATATAAAAATGCTGATAAGGTAAAATTAGTTCTTGAGACAGGAAGAACTCATCAAATAAGAGTTCATTTAAGCAGCATAGGAAATCCTATAATAGGGGATAGTCTTTATGGTGAAGAAAGCGAACTAATTAAAAGGCAGGCACTTCATGCTTTTAAACTTCAGTTTCCACATCCTAGGGATGGAAGAATAGTGAATATAGAAGTTAAACTGCCAGAAGATATTGAAAATCTTATAAGTAAAGTAAAAGGTGAGTAAAGAAGCAATTCTTATAACTCACCTTTTATTTATGTAGAAAATTAGAAATATGAACTTTTATCTTTGTTTTGTCTTACTTTTATTCTTAAAAACTGTAAAGCTAATATTAATAATATTGCAGCTAGAATACATCCGATAATCGCTTTGTTATCTTCAAAGTAACCTGAAATTGAGTTTGCATTAGAAAGTTTATTAGATTTAACAGTTACAGCGCTGTTCAGCTTTAAAGTTCCAATTTGTTTACCATCTATAGAAATTTTAGCTGCCATAATTTGTGTTCCCTTTGAAAAATACTTTTTCTTTAGAGAATTTTTGTCAACCTGAACCTTTGGAACACTTTTTGAACCATTTTCTGTACAATAGTAATAATCTTCAGAGGCTAAAAGAGGGATTTTAGTTCCGTCTAAATAATAGTTTTCAACTATATCACCCTTTGAAAATAGCTTTTTCTGTTGAAAATTATTAAAACCATACTCAAATAACGCTTTTGAATCATCATAAAAAGTTTTCTCTTTACTGTGTACAAGTGCAACAACAAGCTTTCTTCCATTGTTATTAGCAACAGAAACAAAGGAATGAAGTGATAAAATAGTATAACCAGCTTTTCCACCAATACATTTATCATAATAGTTTTTTGAATTTTTGTAGACTAACTTATCCTCGTTCCAAAAGTTTCTGGATTTCTTTGTCTTTTCTGCATCCATATTGTTAGTTGGAGACATTTGATAGTTAAGTGTTGTTGAAATTTTTTGATATTCAGGATATTTAGAAAGTTCCTTCATTATTAAAGCAAGATCCTTAGCTGAAGTCTTATGATCCTTATCGTATAAACCATTTGGATTTTTGAAATTGGTGTTAGTACATCCTAGTTCAGCAGCCTTTTTATTCATCAAAGTAGCAAATGCCTGAGGTGAACCACTTATGTGCTCAGCAAGTGCTACAGCAGCATCATTTGCTGAAATTAATAAAAGGGCATGTAAAAGATCACGAACAGTAAGCTCTTCTCCATTTGTTATTCCTATAGAATTTCCATCCCTAAGAGCAAGGTACTTTGTTGTAAAGTCGTTGCTCACCTTAACCTTATCATCTAATTTGCACTTTTCTAGAGTTAAAAGTGCTGTCATTATTTTAGTAGTTGATGCTGGGGGATAAGAAGCATTCATATTTTTTTCGTATAAAATTTGTCCACTATTACCATCCATTAGAACTGCGCCATCAGCGGAGACATTTGGTGGATCTGGTACTTTGGCATATATATTAATATTTATCGTTGAAAATAAAAACATTACAGTCAGTGTGAATATTATTAGTTTTCTCATGTCACCCTCCTAAAAAATTGATAATAACAGTATACCAAAAAAAAATGAAGGTGGCAAAAAATAATGTTTAAAAAAAACTGTTATGTCAAAAATACCAATTAAAGGTTCAAAAAGTAGAAAGTTAAAAAATATATATGTAAATGGTTAATTTTTAAAATATTTGTTTATTTATATATGAGAATTAAGCTGTAATATAAAATAGATTTGGTGGTGTGAATAGTGAAAAATAAGAAAGCTGTTGTGGGATCTATAACTATAATTTTTATATTTGTAGTGTTGATTTTTATTGGATATGAAGTGGAAAGTAGGGGGGAGGATAATTCTAGTAATGTTTCTGTTTCTGAAGTCATGAATAATAAGAAAAGCAAGAAATCTAATGAAAATGAAACAAAAGAAGTTAGTGCGCAAATTTTTGGTGCGGTGAAAAATCCAGGCGTGTATTCTCTAAAATCCAATAGTAGAGTTAAAGATTTGATTGATCAAGCAGGAGGATTTTTAGATAATGCAGACAAGTTTAGTATAAATGGTGCTGCAAAATTAGTTGATGGTGCAAATATATATGTTAAAGCTCAAGGAGAAAAAGATAGTAAAGTAACAAATACTTCATCATCACAAGAAAATACTCAACCACAGCAAAATTCTTCAGGAGAAGATAAATTGGATATAAATACAGCTACAGTAGATGATATTGTAAGCAAAAAAATAAAAGGTATAGGGAAGGGGTTAGCTCAGAGGATAGTGGATTATAGAGAAAAAAATGGTGGTAGAATAAGTTCGGTAGAAGATTTACAAAAAGCTATAGGTAAAAAAAGAGGACAGGATTTAATGGATTATGTAAATATAAATTAAAGAAAAATCAAATTAAAACGATAAAAAATGATATAAATATAATAATTGTAAAGTTTTTAATATGGGGTTAATATAATACTATATTAGAAATTTAAGCGGACAAAAGTTTTATTTCTACTGTGGTGGGGTGATGAAAATGGCAGATTGGTATGGTTTAGCAGCTGTAGACGTTGTTAACCTCTTTAGGAGTAATTATACAACGGGACTAAGTGATGAGGAAGTTTTACAAAACAGAAAATTATATGGGAGCAATAAAATAGTCAGTACAAAAAATAAAAATTTAATGTTAAGCATGATCAAAGAAATAGTTAATCCATGGTTTATTTTTTTGATTTTTTGTTCATGTGCATTTTTTTATATAGGAAAGTTTAATTATTTTTTTGTAGTGCTACTTTTAGATATATTTGCTCTAATAATAAGTATACTTCCTTATTATAGAAGCTATAAAACAATCAAGAATATTGAAAAAATTAATCTAAGCAAAGTAAGCGTTCTCAGAAATGGAAAGCTTATGAATATTAACTCTGAGGACTTAGTTGTTGGTGATATAGTTATCTTTTCTAAAGGAAATACTATTCCAGGTGATATAAGAATAATAGAATGCAGTGGACTAAAGGTAAGTGAGGTAAGTGTAACAGGAGACGAAAGCATAATGGAAAAGTTTTCAGCTAAAATATACTTGGAGACTTTAGAAGTATCAGAGATGGGAAATATGCTTTTTAAGTCGTCTGTAGTGTATGCTGGAGAAGGTCAAGGTATAGTGGTAGCTGTTGGAGATAATACTGAATTCGGTAAAATAGTAGCCCCAATATTGAATTATGATAAAAATAGAAACTTCTTAATAAGGAAAGTAAGAGTTGGGATGAACTACTTAGCTATTTTTTCTTTTATTTCTTGGTTTGGACTTACGTTTTTTATGAATTCAAACGGAAAGGCATTAAATGAATCTTTGCGGCAAACATCATTTTTAATTATCGCAGGTATACCAATAAATATATTATTTTTATTATATGCTATGTATGTAGTTATAAGAGCATACTTTAAATCAAAGAATATTGACTTGAAGTTCTTATCAATAATTGAAAACTTATCTAAAATAAATGTTATTGTAACAGAAAAAGAAGAGGCTTTAACAAAAAGTAATATGTTTGTTAGAAAGTTTTATGATAATGAATCTATAAAAAATTTTGATTCTAAATTTTTTGTAAATGCAAATATTAAAAGAATACTTGAAATCGGTTTTTTATGTAATGATTTTGCTTCAAAGAGAAATTTAAACAAAACTCTAAATGCGGCAGAAAAGGCTATAGTGGAGTTTGTTGAAGGTGGAGATGTAGATTTAGAGATAGCTAAAAGAGTTTTTGAAATCCCATACAATGGTAATAAGAGGATTAAAACTACAGTAAATAAAATGAGAAAAAGGTACAGAGCTAATGTTAAGGGACCAGTGGATTCCATACTTAAAAACTGTACTCATTTCATGGTGGATGGTGTTGAAAGAGAACTTACTCAAGAAGCAATTAATAGTATAAAAATGGCAGACATACAAATGAGTAATGAGAGCTTATATGTAATGGCTTTTGCCTATAGGAACTTTAGTTATAAACCTAGTTCGGACGAAAATATAGAAAGCAATCTGGTATTTGTAGGGTTAATCGGGTTTGAAAGTATTTTTAAAGAAGATGTAGAAAATGCAGTGGAAAAATGCTTTGTGAATTCTGTAAAACCGATTATATTCACAGAAGATGGAAAACTTACAGCTATATCTATGGGCAGAAAGATAAAAGTTGTTAAAGACGCTACAGAAGTTTTATCAGGTGTAGAAATGGATAATATGTCTGAGGAAGAAATAAAGAATAACATTGAGAAAATTAGTGTTTATTCAAGAGTTTCGGAAGAAAATAAGCGGGATGTCATAAAAAATTTCAAGGAGTTAGGCTACAATGTTTTAAGCTCAGGATCAAAATTAACAGAACTGCCTGCACTTAATGAAGCTGATTTATTTATATCCTATGGTGAAAACTCCAATAAGATAGTGAAAAGATTAAGTGATATAGATTTTGAAAAAAATGATATGGGCATGATTGCAAATATGATTATAAATAGTAGAAAATTGATTATAGCACTTAAAAATTTAATTAATTATGTTTTTATTTGGAGCTTTAATCTTGTAGCAGTAATCTTATTGCTTTATATGAATAACTTAAATTTAAAGTTTAATATAGAACAGATATTATGGATTCTATTTTTTAATGTTTTGATAAATGGTATTGCAATTTTTTCTAACTATAAAAAAGTTATAACACAATACGATTTCAATTTAGAAGAAGAAATATGGCATATAAGTGCAGCTTCCATAATTTTTAATGGAATAATTCCTGCAGTGATAATTTTAGCAAGCAGTGCATTTTTTAGTAATTTAAATATTCAGGTGTTTGTATTTTGGGCTATTATATTTGAACAAATAATTTATGGATTGTTTGATAAGTTCGAGAAAAATATTTATTTTTTTGTTGTGATAATTTTGAATTTAGTTTTAGAGGCAGGTATAGCGTTGAGTAGTTTAGGCACTTATATTTTCGGAATTGATAGATTGAGTTTATATGATATGAAAATTATAGGTTTAGTTGCAGTAGTACAGATGGCAGCAATATTTTTGAAAAAAATGTTTACGGAATAGAAATATACTGATTATTGTTATTTCAATTTGGTTAAAATACCAATGGAGGTGCATTGGTATGTTTGATAGTGTATATGAAACTTTTATTTCTAAAGATGATAATCGTGTATGTTTAGATATTCCTAAGAATGATTTTTTGTTTAGCTATGAAGATATAACAAAAGATACAGCAAAGGATTTTGTAAATAACTATTTTAGAGAAAAAGGAAGAGAAGGAATACCTAATGTTACAGATGTGTCCATTGAGAGTGATGTAATAAGGCTATATATTAAGATTGATTACAGCGAAAGTCAAAAGCCTATGAATGTTCCAGACTCACTCAATATGCGTGGATATGATCACAATAGAACAAGATGAAGAGACCTCTTGTTTTCTATTTTGTATCTATTATACTAGGAATTTTAACCGCTGCTCTTCTGAAAATTGATATATTGATAGGTGCAGTTATAGCTGCATCTTTTTTTTGTAGTATGTTTTTTACATTAAAAAAATCTTTTGTGATTATCAACCTAGCATTCTTCCTAATGGGTTTTCTTTGCCTTATATACTATTTCGGTATTAATATAAATAATAATAAGAGTATAAATTTAAGGATATCGGATAAAAGTGGACTTCTTTATATAGGAAACTATAAGGGTAGAAAAGTCACTATCAATGAGAAAAACGCTAAGTTTAAATTTGGCGAGATAGTTAAAGTAAAGGGTACGTATAAGAGAGATGTTGATTATGGTAATGGTATTGTTGGAATTATTGATGTAGAAAAAGATTATGGATGTAGATCAGATATTATAACCAAGATGTACAGTATTAGAAATGAAATATATGAAAACTATGCTTCAAATATCGGTAAGGATAGAGCAGGAGTAATAATGTCTCTGTGTTTTGGAGACACTTCAAATTTAAGTAAGAAAGATAAAAATGATTTAAAAAAGCTTGGAATAATACATGCTGTTAGTGTATCAGGAATGCATATGGCAGTAATTTATGAAATTCTAGAGAAAACATTAGGATTAGCTTCGGCTATAATTGTATCATTGTTTTATGTTATTTTTACAGGATGTCTTCCAGCTACTATGAGAGCATTCATTATGATTTTTGTGTTAAAGCTTTCAATAAAAGTATATAAAAACTATGATGGCCTTTCCTCTCTTGCTTTATCAGGAATCTTAATGCTTATTTTTAAGCCTTATTACATCTTTAATATTTGAGCAGTTTTATCTTATCTTGCAACAATGGGAATAATGTTGTACTATAAGAAAATATCTCGAATGTTTTATAAATTACCGCAAAAATTAAATGAAAGTTTAAGTTTGACCTTAAGTGCTCAAATTTTTTCTGTTCCTTATGCTGGTTTTGTATTAAAAAACTTTAGTGGAGGTTTTATATTAGGAAATTTAATAATAGTACCAATATACTCAGTTCTTATAATACTAGGTAATCTGGGTGGTATTTTTTATAATGTAAAACCAATATTTCAGCATATATGTGATTTAGTGTATATACTTTTAATAAGCTGTGATGGGCTCATCAAATTAGCTTTAAAAATAACACCGCAAATAATTTATATGTCTGAGATTACTAGTGTTTCTCTTGCCTTTATATTTTTTAGCTTTATCCTCATTAAAAAGGGATATAAGAAATTTAAATATTTGCCAATAATATTTTCAATAGGTATAATAATCAATTCTTATAATGCAATTCCTTGTATAGAGTGTATTAATATCAATAATAAAAAAGCGTTTGTTGTTAAATATAGAGAGTACTCTGCACTTATTACAAATTATAAGATAAAGGATTCAAGCCAAAAGGAAAGTATATTAAATAGTTTAGGAGTAAAAAAGCTAGTAAATATAAAGGATAAATACACTTTAAGAATAAAAAACCAGTATACTATATATTTTGATGATAGTGTGAAAATATATGACAAGGGTAGTAAAATTGCAGATATAAGGGGTGATAATATATATTATAGTAAATTTTATACTCACCAGTATGGTATAATAAAATTAGATGATTCAGATAAATATTCTTTTCTTGGTGTAAGGGCAACAGCGGAACTTATAGATGGGAAAGTTTTAGTTTTAAAAGGGTGTGAAAAATGATTAACTATACTGAACTTGAAGAAAATATTAAGAAAAACAATATAGAAAATGTATACATAATGTGCGGTTTTAATGAAAAACTTATGAAGGAAAGTATAAATAAAATACTAAAAAAATCAATAAGCCAGGATTTTGAAAGTCTAAATTACAGTGTGTTTGATGGAAATGAAGTTGAGTTTGAGGATATTTTAAATGCTTGCGAAACTGTTCCGTTTATGAGCGAAAAAAGGATGGTAGTTGTATATAGAGCTGGTTTCTTAAACGATAATTCAAGTGGTTCTAATAAAAATTCGGATAAGTTAATAAAGGACATAGAAAAGTATGTACCTAACGTACCTAAGCACTGCATATTGGTTATGTATTATGTATTTGATAATACTAGAGAAAAGCCTTCTTACAGGGTTAAGAAATTTGATAAAAAGGTATGTGTGGTAGAATTTTCAAAACTTAGAGGAATGCAGTTTCAGAAAAAGGTTAAAGACGTATTTGCTGAGAAAGGAAAACAAATAGGAAAAACTGAGCTCAATTATTTTTGCAGCAGGGTAGAAAATAACATGGATATAGTTTATAACGAGATTGAAAAGTTATGCTGCTACACTCTTGAAAAAGAGATAACAAAAGAAAGTATAGATAACCTTCTTCAACCTAATGAAACAGACGATATTTTCAATTTAGTAGATTACATTTCTCAATCAAAACCAGAGATGGCTATAACTGTTTTAAATGAAATAATGTACAAGGGTGTAAAAGCAAATAGTATATTATATATGGTAGAAAGACAATTTAAACTAATGCTAAGTATAAAAATAGGTATTGAAAATAAGCAAAGTAAGGAAGCGCTTGTTAAGGAGTTAAAATTAAATCCATACGTATGCGATAAGATGATAAATGAGTGTAAGAGATTTACTATGAAAAAAATACTTAAATCTTTAGATATATGTCTCAGAACTGAAAAAGAGCTTAAAAGTGTTTCGGGAGATCCTAAATTTAAGATGGAAGTTTTGATTATAAATTTGGCAATAATATAAATTTGAAGAAAGTTTAGAAATAAAAAAAAGCCGGTATAACCGGTTTTTTTTATGCATTTAAAGAATTTAATTTTAAAGCTAATCTTGATTTTTTTCTAGCAGCTTTATTTTTGTGAATTATACCTTTTGAAGCAGCCATATCTAAAGCTTTAGATACAGTAGCAAATGCAGTTTTTGATTCTTCAACATTCTTTGCTTCAAAAGCAGCCTCAAATTTCTTTATGTAAGTTTTTAAAGCTGATTTAATCATTTTATTTCTAAGAGTTTTAGTTTCGATTACCTTTATTCTCTTTTTTGCTGATTTAATATTTGCCATTTTTTTCACCACCTTGCAATTTTGTATATGCTAGCAGTTTTGGGGAAATCTGCATTAAGCCACACTAAACATTAACAAATGATATTATAACATTAAAGTACATAATCTTCAAGTGGAATTTGTTTTAAAAATGGAATAGTTATATATAAATGAGGTAAAAATAATGAAAAAGGAGGAGAGAATATGAATAGTGTTAGAACTGACCTTGCAGTAGAGGCAAGAGAGATGTACTGTGAGAAAACCGAAAATGGTGATAATGGAGTAAGAGTAGATACAAAAAGAATAGAAGATATAGAGATTACTACAGTCGATGTTTTAAATGATAAAGGCGAAGAAAGAATAAGGAAGCAAAAAGGTACATATATAACACTAGATATACCAAAGGTTACCTTGTATGATTCTGAAGATATAGAAGAGATAAGTAAGGTGTTTGCTGATGAACTTTCGAAGATAATAAGTAAAGCAAAGCTTGATAGCAGTATGACTGTTTTAGTAGTGGGACTTGGTAATTGGAACAT is from Clostridium acetobutylicum ATCC 824 and encodes:
- a CDS encoding RluA family pseudouridine synthase — translated: MMDNKLVYLVEKKYENFKIRDYLKQVHGFSTRLIRGAAFGERLFVNGKTVRLSYRVLEGDKIEVDVNKPESQNVDPEKMDLNIVYEDSDIIVLNKPANMIVHPTKNYQHGTLSNGLLYYFREKGENCIVRLVNRLDMDTSGLVLVAKNQFSHMALARDMKLDTFKKEYIAVVRGNLSSLKGTIDKPIYKEEEEPIRRTIDDRGQESITHFEVVERYKNADKVKLVLETGRTHQIRVHLSSIGNPIIGDSLYGEESELIKRQALHAFKLQFPHPRDGRIVNIEVKLPEDIENLISKVKGE
- a CDS encoding D-alanyl-D-alanine carboxypeptidase family protein, with the translated sequence MRKLIIFTLTVMFLFSTININIYAKVPDPPNVSADGAVLMDGNSGQILYEKNMNASYPPASTTKIMTALLTLEKCKLDDKVKVSNDFTTKYLALRDGNSIGITNGEELTVRDLLHALLLISANDAAVALAEHISGSPQAFATLMNKKAAELGCTNTNFKNPNGLYDKDHKTSAKDLALIMKELSKYPEYQKISTTLNYQMSPTNNMDAEKTKKSRNFWNEDKLVYKNSKNYYDKCIGGKAGYTILSLHSFVSVANNNGRKLVVALVHSKEKTFYDDSKALFEYGFNNFQQKKLFSKGDIVENYYLDGTKIPLLASEDYYYCTENGSKSVPKVQVDKNSLKKKYFSKGTQIMAAKISIDGKQIGTLKLNSAVTVKSNKLSNANSISGYFEDNKAIIGCILAAILLILALQFLRIKVRQNKDKSSYF
- a CDS encoding ComEA family DNA-binding protein, producing the protein MKNKKAVVGSITIIFIFVVLIFIGYEVESRGEDNSSNVSVSEVMNNKKSKKSNENETKEVSAQIFGAVKNPGVYSLKSNSRVKDLIDQAGGFLDNADKFSINGAAKLVDGANIYVKAQGEKDSKVTNTSSSQENTQPQQNSSGEDKLDINTATVDDIVSKKIKGIGKGLAQRIVDYREKNGGRISSVEDLQKAIGKKRGQDLMDYVNIN
- a CDS encoding cation-transporting P-type ATPase; translated protein: MADWYGLAAVDVVNLFRSNYTTGLSDEEVLQNRKLYGSNKIVSTKNKNLMLSMIKEIVNPWFIFLIFCSCAFFYIGKFNYFFVVLLLDIFALIISILPYYRSYKTIKNIEKINLSKVSVLRNGKLMNINSEDLVVGDIVIFSKGNTIPGDIRIIECSGLKVSEVSVTGDESIMEKFSAKIYLETLEVSEMGNMLFKSSVVYAGEGQGIVVAVGDNTEFGKIVAPILNYDKNRNFLIRKVRVGMNYLAIFSFISWFGLTFFMNSNGKALNESLRQTSFLIIAGIPINILFLLYAMYVVIRAYFKSKNIDLKFLSIIENLSKINVIVTEKEEALTKSNMFVRKFYDNESIKNFDSKFFVNANIKRILEIGFLCNDFASKRNLNKTLNAAEKAIVEFVEGGDVDLEIAKRVFEIPYNGNKRIKTTVNKMRKRYRANVKGPVDSILKNCTHFMVDGVERELTQEAINSIKMADIQMSNESLYVMAFAYRNFSYKPSSDENIESNLVFVGLIGFESIFKEDVENAVEKCFVNSVKPIIFTEDGKLTAISMGRKIKVVKDATEVLSGVEMDNMSEEEIKNNIEKISVYSRVSEENKRDVIKNFKELGYNVLSSGSKLTELPALNEADLFISYGENSNKIVKRLSDIDFEKNDMGMIANMIINSRKLIIALKNLINYVFIWSFNLVAVILLLYMNNLNLKFNIEQILWILFFNVLINGIAIFSNYKKVITQYDFNLEEEIWHISAASIIFNGIIPAVIILASSAFFSNLNIQVFVFWAIIFEQIIYGLFDKFEKNIYFFVVIILNLVLEAGIALSSLGTYIFGIDRLSLYDMKIIGLVAVVQMAAIFLKKMFTE
- the holA gene encoding DNA polymerase III subunit delta yields the protein MINYTELEENIKKNNIENVYIMCGFNEKLMKESINKILKKSISQDFESLNYSVFDGNEVEFEDILNACETVPFMSEKRMVVVYRAGFLNDNSSGSNKNSDKLIKDIEKYVPNVPKHCILVMYYVFDNTREKPSYRVKKFDKKVCVVEFSKLRGMQFQKKVKDVFAEKGKQIGKTELNYFCSRVENNMDIVYNEIEKLCCYTLEKEITKESIDNLLQPNETDDIFNLVDYISQSKPEMAITVLNEIMYKGVKANSILYMVERQFKLMLSIKIGIENKQSKEALVKELKLNPYVCDKMINECKRFTMKKILKSLDICLRTEKELKSVSGDPKFKMEVLIINLAII
- the rpsT gene encoding 30S ribosomal protein S20, which gives rise to MANIKSAKKRIKVIETKTLRNKMIKSALKTYIKKFEAAFEAKNVEESKTAFATVSKALDMAASKGIIHKNKAARKKSRLALKLNSLNA